The following DNA comes from Gloeocapsopsis sp. IPPAS B-1203.
TAAGTTAGGGTATGTTCGCCAGATTACTGTTGCTTGAGGAACGACTGAAGCCAAGTAAATAGGGGGTAGCGATCTCATATTAATCGTCCCAGGAGCTAGAATTTCTCTAGAAAAATCGGCAATGTTTTGGCAGCTAGCAAGATTTTGTACTACCGATACTGGTAAATACTCAGTATCCCATGCAAATTGCAGCGCTTCTTCAACAAACCACGCCCAGTGCAACCGCGAATTACCAATCATCAAAGCTAGCCAGTGCGATTCACTCATAAATCAACCGCTATTTTACTCACTCCTCACCCCTCCTCACACACTTTTAGTTTTTTAAACTGAAACATAAATTTATTAATAAACCTTTACAAAGAAAGCATGAGAAAATGAAGGTAGATAAAAAAAAATTATAAATTGCTAAGGAGGCTGACTAATGGTAGCGCTCACCGAAAAAGTCCAGAACCGGCTGACAATGCAAATTGCTGATATTGCTCCAAATACAACAGCGATTCGCTCTCTAGATTGGGATCGCGATCGCTTTGATATCGAGTTTGGCTTGCAAAATGGCACTACGTACAATTCATTTATCATTCGAGGTGAGCAGACTGCTTTAGTTGATACCTCCCATGAAAAATTTCGTCAACTCTATCTAGACACGCTGCATCAGGTCATTGATCCAGCAGAGATTGACTATATCGTCATTAGCCACACCGAACCAGATCACAGCGGCTTAGTCAAAGATGTCTTGCAGCTTGTTCCCGAAGCAACTGTCGTGGGGTCAAAAGTCGCACTTCAATTTCTAGAAGACATGGTGCATCAGCCGTTTAAGCGGCAAATTGTCAAAAATGGCGATCGCTTAGATTTAGGTAATGGACATGAATTAGAGTTCGTCAGTGCTCCGAATTTACACTGGCCTGATACGATGTTCACCTACGATCGCAAAACGCAAGTTCTCTATACTTGTGATGCTTTTGGATTGCACTATTGCGACGACAATACATTCGATGAAGATCTCGGCGCAATTGAGGCTGATTTCCGTTTTTACTACGACTGCTTGATGGCTCCTAATGCGCGTTCAGTATTATCCGCAATGAAACGCATGGGTGAATTAGGAGAAGTCACCACGATCGCCACAGGACATGGACCACTCCTCTATCACAACGTGGAAGAATTGACTCGCCGTTATCGCGTTTGGAGTCAATCACAAGCTAAAGCAGAAACAACAGTTGCAGTTTTTTACACGTCCGATTATGGCTATAGCGATCGCCTTGCCCAAGCAATTGCTCAAGGTATCACTAAAACAGGTGTTGCGGTAGAAACACTTGACGTGCGATCGGCAGATCTCCAAGAAGTTCAAGAACTGATTAGCCGAGCATCAGGAATCGTGATTGGAATGCCCCCTGCATCAGGAGATGTCGCAGAAACTGCCCAGACAGTGCTCAGTACAGTATTAGCTGCTGCTAAAGCAAAACAATCTATCGGTATCTTTGAGGCTGGTGGTGGTGATGATGAGCCGGTTTACCCACTGTTAAACAAGTTCCGTGACTTGGGTCTTTCCGTTGCTTTCCCTGCGATTCAAATCAAAGAAGCCCCCACAGGAGCAATCTATCAGCGATGTGAAGAAGCAGGAACCGACTTAGGACAATGGCTAACGCGCGATCGCAGCATCAAAGTCATGAAATCTTTAGATGCAGATCTTGATAAAGCTTTAGGCAGAATTAGCGGCGGATTATATATCATTACCGCTAAAAAAGGCGATGCATCCAGCGCAATGCTGGCATCTTGGGTAACACAAGCAAGTTTTAAACCCTTGGGAGTGACAATTGCAGTTGCGAAAGACCGTGCGATTGAATCACTAATGCAAGTCGGCGATCGCTTCGTTTTAAATGTTCTAGAAGAAGGCAATCACCTACACTTAATGAAACACTTCCTCAAGCGTTTCTCGCCTGGTGCAGATCGTTTCGAGGGCGTTAAAACCCAACCTTCTCAAGGCGGTGCGCCAATTCTGACCGACGCTTTAGCTTATATGGAGTGCGAAGTCACAAGCCGCATGGAAGTCAGCGATCACCATATCGTCTATGCCACTATCGAGACAGGTAAAGTCAGTAATCCTGAAGCTCTCACCGCAGTTCACCATCGCAAAGTCGGTAATCATTACTAGGGGCGAGGAGTGAGGGGTGAGTGGAAGAGTGGTTAGTAGCTAGTGGCTAGTTATGAATTTTGAGTTTTGAGTTGATAGAAAAAAGTATTCCCCTCTGCTCCTGTGCTTCCTCTACCCCTGAAGCCCCTGAAGCTCCCTAATCCTTCACCTCATTTGACTTATGGAATCAAAACCACGCGACGTACAGTTTTTTCCAATTGGGATCGATACATCAGTATTGCGATCGCGCAGTTGGACGCGGTTAAGATTTGAAATTGAATATGCCTTAGCTCGCGGTACAACTGCTAATTGCTATATCATTCAAGGCGATCACCTTGCAATTATCGATCCTCCAGGAGAAACTTTCACTCAAATTTATTTAGCAGCTCTACAACAACGCATCGATTTACAAAAGCTAGATTATGTCATTCTCGGACACGTTAATCCTAACCGTGCGGCAACCTTAAAAGCTTTACTAGAAATTGCTCCGCAAATAACCTTTGTCTGCTCTAATCCAGGTGCGATCAATCTCCGTGGCGCACTAGAAAAACCCGATCTACACGTCAAAGTCATGCGTGGCGAGGAAACGCTGGATTTAGGGAAAGGTCATGATTTGCAATTTATCCCTACTCCTAATCCACGCTATCCCGATCATCTTTGCACCTACGATCCCCTGACAGAAATTCTCTATACAGATAAGTTCTTTGGAGCGCATATTTGTGGCGATCAGGTATTTGATGAAGGTTGGGAGAGTTTTCAAGAAGATCGGCGCTACTATTTCGATTGCTTAATGGCTCCCCACGCCCGTCAAGTAGAAACTGCACTAGACAAACTTTCCGATCTTCCTGTCAGAATGTACGCCACAGCACATGGTCCCTTAGTGCGTTACGGATTACTGCAACTAACTGCAGCATACCGTCAATGGAGTCAGCAGCAAACGTCTCAAGATACTACCGTTGCTTTAATTTATGCTTCGGCTTATGGCAATACGGCAACTCTAGCACAAGCGATCGCGCGTGGTATTACTAAAGCAGGTGTTGGTGTCGAATCGATTAATTGTGAAATTGCTGCTCCAGACGAAATTCGTACTGCTGTCGAAAAATCAGCCGGATTTATTATTGGTTCACCCACACTCGGCGGACACGCACCTACTCCTATTCAAACAGCGTTAGGTATAGTGCTATCGACTGCAACTAACAATAAACTTGCAGGAGTATTTGGTTCCTATGGTTGGAGTGGTGAAGCAATTGATTTAATCGAAAATAAACTCAAAGATGCTGGTTATAGATTTGGGTTTGACACTATGCGCGTCAAGTTCAAGCCCAACGACGTCACCTTACAACTATGCGAAGAAGCTGGAACTGACTTTGCTCAAAGTTTGAAAAAAGCTAAAAAAGTCCGCGCCCCGCGACAACCAGCTACTAATGTTGAACAAGCAGTTGGTCGAGTTGTTGGCTCATTGAGTGTGGTGACGACTAAGCAAGGAGATATCTCTAGTGCAATGCTAGCTTCGTGGGTTTCTCAGGCAACTTTTAACCCTCCAGGATTAACCGTAGCAGTTGCTAAGGACCGCGCGATCGAATCACTCATGCACACTGGTAGCAAATTTGTCCTCAATATCCTTCCAGAAGACAACTATATCAGCTTAATGAAGCACTTTTTAAAACCTTTCACTCCTGGAGAAGATCGCTTCAGCGGTGTAGCAACTCAAAGCGCAGATAATGGCTGTCCTGTTCTCTCTGACGCTCTTGCTTATCTTGAGTGCTCTATTCAAAATCGCATGGAAGCTGGCGATCACTGGATTGTTTATGCAGCAGTGAATAATGGCAAAGTCCTAGATTCCGATGGAGTTACCGCCGTTCACCACCGTAAGTCAGGAAACCACTATTAGAAGATGAGTAGTAGGGTAGTAGAGTTCAAGGGTAGTAGGGTATGAGGGTATGAGGGTATTAGGGTAGTAGGGTATGAGGGTATTAGGGAAAAATAGCATTTTCGTCTCTCCCACACTCTTACACTCCCACTCGCCCCTCGCCCCACACTCCTCACCCCTCCTACAGTCTTTTCTCTAAATACTGACCAATCATCTGCTGTTCGCCTGCGCGGGAAATAATTGTTTGCCGAGTACGGTAATTGTTACCGATCAACTTCAATTCTTCTTCAAATACAGAACCTTTGTACTCTGTACGCAAACACATTGTTTGAGGATTGGAGAAATAATACTCGGCTGTGACTGGCTTTGTTGTCGCAAAACCGCGATCGCGATACAACGTTGTTCCACCTACACCGAAAAGTGTCGTGCCTTTCGATTCTTTCTTTCCTGACACCGAATTTGTACTTTCCCAGCTTACTTTAGCACCACAAGTGAGAACTGTAGCATCATCAAGTTGGTGTAATTGAGCGAGTTGTTCTAGTTCTGCACACCCTGGTTCTAAAAACTGAATGGTAATAATGCTAACCATTTCCTTTGTTTCTCCATCTGGCAAAGTGTAATATCGCCTTTCTGAGCGCCATTTACCAGCGGAGTGTTTGAAAAATTCTGCAGCTAGCAGCGAAGCTTCTCTTGTGTAGGTCAGTTGTTGCGGTGATGTCACTATCAGCAAGCCTCATGGAAAGTTATATCAATCAAGGGTATTTTAGGATTAAATGCAATACCTTGTTACTATTTTTAATACATTAAATTATACATACAATCATAGCGACAAAAATTAAAAATGTGTCACTGTTTTACCAAAATCAGTCTGTAGAGTAACTCATGTAAGTCAACCGAGATTTTAATCTTCAAAACTGAATAGACAATGATTTTTTTTATTCAGTTGGTCTAACAAGCTCTATGAAAGGCGTTGAGCGCAATAGTTCTTTATGCAAGTCTCTATCGATTGATGGATAGCCGAAAGCTAACTACTTTACCCCTAGACTCAAAGCCAAGTATCAAGTTAATATGGATGATTGTGAGTTTTTCATAAGGCTATGAACGCGCAAGAGATTATCCGCTCGATAGAAGCGGAGCAATTAAAGTCGAATTTACCCGATATCTATGTCGGAGATACAGTTAGAGTAGGAGTCATTATTCAAGAAGGTGGCAAAGAACGTACCCAACCTTATGAAGGAGTAG
Coding sequences within:
- a CDS encoding diflavin flavoprotein, whose product is MESKPRDVQFFPIGIDTSVLRSRSWTRLRFEIEYALARGTTANCYIIQGDHLAIIDPPGETFTQIYLAALQQRIDLQKLDYVILGHVNPNRAATLKALLEIAPQITFVCSNPGAINLRGALEKPDLHVKVMRGEETLDLGKGHDLQFIPTPNPRYPDHLCTYDPLTEILYTDKFFGAHICGDQVFDEGWESFQEDRRYYFDCLMAPHARQVETALDKLSDLPVRMYATAHGPLVRYGLLQLTAAYRQWSQQQTSQDTTVALIYASAYGNTATLAQAIARGITKAGVGVESINCEIAAPDEIRTAVEKSAGFIIGSPTLGGHAPTPIQTALGIVLSTATNNKLAGVFGSYGWSGEAIDLIENKLKDAGYRFGFDTMRVKFKPNDVTLQLCEEAGTDFAQSLKKAKKVRAPRQPATNVEQAVGRVVGSLSVVTTKQGDISSAMLASWVSQATFNPPGLTVAVAKDRAIESLMHTGSKFVLNILPEDNYISLMKHFLKPFTPGEDRFSGVATQSADNGCPVLSDALAYLECSIQNRMEAGDHWIVYAAVNNGKVLDSDGVTAVHHRKSGNHY
- a CDS encoding phycobiliprotein lyase — its product is MTSPQQLTYTREASLLAAEFFKHSAGKWRSERRYYTLPDGETKEMVSIITIQFLEPGCAELEQLAQLHQLDDATVLTCGAKVSWESTNSVSGKKESKGTTLFGVGGTTLYRDRGFATTKPVTAEYYFSNPQTMCLRTEYKGSVFEEELKLIGNNYRTRQTIISRAGEQQMIGQYLEKRL
- a CDS encoding diflavin flavoprotein; this translates as MVALTEKVQNRLTMQIADIAPNTTAIRSLDWDRDRFDIEFGLQNGTTYNSFIIRGEQTALVDTSHEKFRQLYLDTLHQVIDPAEIDYIVISHTEPDHSGLVKDVLQLVPEATVVGSKVALQFLEDMVHQPFKRQIVKNGDRLDLGNGHELEFVSAPNLHWPDTMFTYDRKTQVLYTCDAFGLHYCDDNTFDEDLGAIEADFRFYYDCLMAPNARSVLSAMKRMGELGEVTTIATGHGPLLYHNVEELTRRYRVWSQSQAKAETTVAVFYTSDYGYSDRLAQAIAQGITKTGVAVETLDVRSADLQEVQELISRASGIVIGMPPASGDVAETAQTVLSTVLAAAKAKQSIGIFEAGGGDDEPVYPLLNKFRDLGLSVAFPAIQIKEAPTGAIYQRCEEAGTDLGQWLTRDRSIKVMKSLDADLDKALGRISGGLYIITAKKGDASSAMLASWVTQASFKPLGVTIAVAKDRAIESLMQVGDRFVLNVLEEGNHLHLMKHFLKRFSPGADRFEGVKTQPSQGGAPILTDALAYMECEVTSRMEVSDHHIVYATIETGKVSNPEALTAVHHRKVGNHY